In one window of Kitasatospora sp. MMS16-BH015 DNA:
- a CDS encoding glycoside hydrolase family 6 protein, translating to MVYLDAGNSHWQSVGNAAKRLLDAGVEHAQGFSLNVSNFFATGPSDRYGTWVSDCLWFATKGPDYARGHTDYCASQYYSPAAPNDGQPGDSVDADDPSTWHWTDDWFRQNVGTPPLDQLTHFVVDTGRNGQGAWTPPPGKYGGDPQIWCNPPGRGIGDRPTAATGVPLVDAYLWIKTVGQSDGACNRNIPGGTVDPEYGTVDPAAGTWWPAQAMTLVQNANPPLTPPH from the coding sequence GTGGTCTACCTCGACGCCGGGAACAGCCACTGGCAGAGCGTCGGCAACGCGGCGAAGCGGCTGCTGGATGCTGGCGTCGAGCACGCCCAGGGCTTCTCGCTGAACGTCTCGAACTTCTTCGCCACCGGCCCGTCCGACCGCTACGGCACCTGGGTCTCCGACTGCCTCTGGTTCGCCACCAAGGGCCCGGACTACGCGCGCGGCCACACCGACTACTGCGCGAGCCAGTACTACTCCCCGGCCGCCCCGAACGACGGGCAGCCCGGCGACTCGGTCGACGCCGACGACCCGAGCACCTGGCACTGGACCGACGACTGGTTCCGCCAGAACGTCGGCACCCCGCCGCTCGACCAGCTCACCCACTTCGTGGTCGACACCGGCCGCAACGGGCAGGGCGCCTGGACGCCGCCGCCCGGCAAGTACGGCGGCGACCCCCAGATCTGGTGCAACCCGCCGGGCCGCGGCATCGGCGACCGGCCCACCGCCGCCACCGGCGTCCCGCTGGTCGACGCGTACCTGTGGATCAAGACCGTCGGCCAGTCCGACGGCGCCTGCAACCGCAACATCCCCGGCGGCACGGTCGACCCCGAGTACGGTACCGTCGACCCGGCGGCCGGCACCTGGTGGCCCGCGCAGGCCATGACCCTGGTGCAGAACGCCAACCCGCCGCTGACCCCGCCCCACTGA
- a CDS encoding 4-hydroxybenzoate 3-monooxygenase, translating into MADAIVDTVVSAPVAVVGAGPAGLMLAHLLGRAGVETVVLDTRTRQEIETTHRAGILEAGAARDLVETGVCDRILREGHEHEGVELRFGGRPYRVDFKELVGASVWLYPQTDVFIDLADARERDGGTVHFGVRDTEVLDVTTDTPRVRWTAPDGTRHEVRARYVVGADGSRSACRELVPEARRTRYGQEYPFAWFGIMAEAPASAPELVYAHSEHGFALISQRTETVQRMYFQCAPDEDVDAWPDERIWETLQARVAGEDGFRLKEGPVLDKTVLRFRSFVQEPMRWGSMALAGDAAHTVPPTGARGLNLALHDVKILAEALLRALGSQGAAALDDYQPRALQRVWRAQNFSYWMTRLLHTAPGATPFDLRRQLGELDNVVGTRAGRAFLAEQYTGWPTAAQD; encoded by the coding sequence ATGGCCGATGCCATCGTCGACACCGTCGTCTCGGCCCCCGTCGCCGTGGTCGGCGCCGGCCCGGCCGGGCTGATGCTGGCTCATCTGCTGGGGCGGGCCGGGGTGGAGACGGTCGTGCTCGACACCCGCACCCGGCAGGAGATCGAGACCACGCACCGGGCCGGCATCCTCGAGGCCGGTGCGGCCCGGGACCTGGTCGAGACCGGAGTCTGTGATCGGATCCTGCGCGAGGGCCACGAACACGAGGGCGTGGAGCTGCGGTTCGGCGGCCGGCCGTACCGCGTCGACTTCAAGGAGCTGGTCGGCGCCTCGGTCTGGCTCTACCCGCAGACCGACGTGTTCATCGACCTGGCCGACGCCAGGGAACGGGACGGCGGCACCGTCCACTTCGGCGTCCGGGACACGGAGGTCCTCGACGTCACGACCGACACCCCCCGGGTCCGCTGGACCGCGCCCGACGGCACCCGCCACGAAGTCCGGGCCCGGTACGTGGTCGGCGCCGACGGCTCGCGCAGCGCCTGCCGAGAGCTGGTGCCCGAGGCCCGGCGGACGCGCTACGGCCAGGAGTACCCCTTCGCGTGGTTCGGCATCATGGCCGAGGCCCCGGCGAGCGCACCCGAGCTGGTCTACGCCCACTCCGAGCACGGGTTCGCGCTGATCAGCCAGCGCACCGAGACCGTGCAGCGGATGTACTTCCAGTGCGCCCCCGACGAAGACGTGGACGCCTGGCCGGACGAGCGCATCTGGGAGACGCTCCAGGCCCGGGTGGCCGGTGAGGACGGCTTCCGGCTCAAGGAGGGGCCGGTCCTGGATAAGACGGTGCTGCGGTTCCGCTCCTTCGTCCAGGAGCCGATGCGCTGGGGTTCGATGGCGCTGGCGGGCGACGCCGCGCACACCGTGCCGCCGACCGGCGCCCGCGGGCTGAACCTGGCGCTGCACGACGTGAAGATCCTCGCCGAGGCCCTGCTGCGGGCACTCGGCAGCCAGGGCGCCGCCGCGCTGGACGACTACCAGCCGCGCGCCCTCCAACGCGTCTGGCGGGCACAGAACTTCTCGTACTGGATGACCCGGCTGCTGCACACCGCGCCCGGCGCCACACCGTTCGACCTGCGGCGCCAACTCGGCGAGCTGGACAACGTGGTGGGCACCCGGGCCGGGCGGGCCTTCCTCGCCGAGCAGTACACCGGCTGGCCCACCGCCGCCCAGGACTGA
- a CDS encoding LacI family DNA-binding transcriptional regulator, protein MTDEPTRRRPTLDEVAERAGVSRSAASRALNNGPNVSRAKREAVLRAIKELGYVPNPTARALATQQAGAVALIISGEDPAVLADPFYGQVIAGASTVLEETDLHLMLCLATSARGQVRVKQLLQARAVDGVMLMSLRGDDPLARLALEADVPVVFGGKPLHGQVPFYVDVDNAHGARQATDHLISLDRTRIATLTGPLDTDVGLARRRGYLEALTLAGLPWRAEEAGDFTERGGIAAMEALLARHPDLDAVFAANDNMAAGALRVLARAGRAVPAEVAVVGFDGLAISEITEPPLTTVHQPILNIGREMTRMLLALIAGERPSPLILPTTLVRRESA, encoded by the coding sequence ATGACGGACGAACCGACGCGCCGAAGGCCGACCTTGGACGAGGTCGCCGAGCGTGCCGGCGTGTCCCGCAGCGCGGCCTCCCGGGCGCTCAACAACGGCCCGAACGTGAGCCGCGCCAAACGCGAGGCCGTGCTGCGGGCGATCAAGGAGCTCGGGTACGTCCCCAACCCGACGGCGCGCGCCCTGGCGACGCAGCAGGCGGGGGCGGTCGCCCTGATCATCTCCGGGGAGGACCCGGCGGTGCTCGCCGACCCGTTCTACGGGCAGGTGATCGCCGGTGCCTCGACGGTGCTCGAGGAGACCGACCTGCACCTGATGCTGTGCCTGGCCACTTCGGCCCGCGGGCAGGTCCGGGTGAAGCAGCTGCTGCAGGCCCGGGCGGTGGACGGGGTGATGCTGATGTCCCTGCGCGGGGACGATCCGCTCGCCCGGCTCGCCCTGGAGGCGGACGTCCCCGTCGTGTTCGGCGGAAAGCCGCTGCACGGGCAGGTCCCGTTCTACGTGGACGTGGACAACGCGCACGGCGCCCGGCAGGCCACGGACCACCTGATCTCCCTCGACCGGACCCGGATCGCCACCCTCACCGGACCGCTGGACACCGACGTCGGCCTGGCCCGCCGCCGCGGCTACCTGGAGGCGCTGACCCTGGCGGGCCTGCCCTGGCGGGCGGAGGAGGCCGGCGACTTCACCGAGCGCGGCGGCATCGCCGCGATGGAGGCACTGCTGGCCCGCCATCCGGACCTGGACGCCGTGTTCGCCGCCAACGACAACATGGCGGCCGGCGCGCTACGGGTGCTGGCCCGCGCGGGGCGGGCCGTGCCCGCCGAGGTCGCCGTGGTCGGCTTCGACGGCCTGGCGATCTCCGAGATCACCGAGCCGCCGCTGACCACGGTCCACCAGCCGATACTGAACATCGGCCGGGAGATGACCCGCATGCTGCTCGCGCTCATCGCGGGCGAACGGCCCAGCCCGCTGATCCTGCCCACCACACTCGTGCGGCGCGAATCGGCCTGA
- a CDS encoding amidohydrolase family protein, with product MTTSFEKTPGWLDWYAGPSRPAYQLPPGAVDAHCHVFGPGAEFPYAPERKYTPCDASKEQLFALRDHLGFARTVVVQATCHGADNSAMVDALRASGGLARGVATVRPEVTDAQLRELHEAGVRGVRFNFVKRLVDAAPRQDLREVVERIRPYGWHVVVYFEAADLAGLREFLLSIPVPLVVDHMGRPDVAKDPDGPEFEAFLSFLRARPDIWCKVTCPERLSVSGPPALDGERAAYRDVVPFARRVVEEFPDRVLWGTDWPHPNLTDHMPDDGLLVDFLPRIAPTPQLRQRLLVDNPMRLYWPDPH from the coding sequence ATGACCACGAGCTTCGAGAAGACCCCCGGCTGGCTGGACTGGTACGCCGGCCCGAGCCGCCCGGCCTACCAGCTGCCCCCGGGCGCGGTCGACGCCCACTGCCACGTCTTCGGGCCCGGCGCGGAGTTCCCGTACGCCCCCGAGCGCAAGTACACCCCGTGCGACGCCTCGAAGGAGCAGCTCTTCGCCCTCCGCGACCACCTGGGCTTCGCCCGCACGGTCGTGGTCCAGGCGACCTGCCACGGCGCCGACAACAGCGCCATGGTCGACGCGCTGCGCGCCTCGGGCGGCCTGGCCCGCGGGGTCGCGACGGTGCGTCCCGAGGTCACCGACGCCCAGCTGCGCGAGCTGCACGAGGCCGGGGTGCGCGGGGTGCGGTTCAACTTCGTCAAGCGGCTGGTCGACGCCGCGCCGCGGCAGGACCTGCGGGAGGTGGTCGAGCGGATCAGGCCGTACGGCTGGCACGTGGTCGTCTACTTCGAGGCCGCCGACCTCGCCGGGCTGCGGGAGTTCCTGCTCTCGATACCGGTGCCGCTGGTGGTCGACCACATGGGCCGGCCCGATGTGGCGAAGGACCCGGACGGCCCGGAGTTCGAGGCGTTCCTGAGCTTCCTGCGGGCCCGGCCGGACATCTGGTGCAAGGTCACCTGCCCCGAGCGGCTGTCGGTGAGCGGCCCGCCGGCCCTCGACGGGGAGCGGGCGGCCTACCGCGACGTGGTCCCGTTCGCCCGGCGGGTGGTCGAGGAGTTCCCCGACCGGGTGCTCTGGGGCACCGACTGGCCGCACCCCAACCTCACCGACCACATGCCCGACGACGGCCTGCTGGTCGACTTCCTGCCGCGGATCGCGCCGACGCCCCAGCTGCGGCAGCGGCTCCTGGTCGACAACCCGATGCGCCTGTACTGGCCCGACCCGCACTGA
- a CDS encoding glycoside hydrolase family 6 protein — MRRSRRSTALLIAPALTALLVAVHPGTAYAADPTTMTNGFYTDPNSTPQQWVNANRGDGRAAAVQASIANVPAARWFGNWSGTIGTATGAYVGAAAASGKLPILVAYDIPSRDICAGQSGGGAGSVADYNTWIAAFASGIGNRPALVVLEPDALGHESCMTPAQISDRNGMLRNAVAQFTAKAPNTWVYLDAGNPGWLSATAMAKLLADAGVAGAHGFSTNVSNFFTTAQNTTYGNAVSAALKSSYGYAKPYVVDSSRNGNGSDGTWCNPAGRRLGTPTSRAGGGPEMLLWIKTPGESDGNCGTGAGTTAGQFVPEIAYKLIYGY; from the coding sequence ATGCGTCGCTCCCGCCGCAGCACGGCCCTGCTCATCGCACCGGCGCTGACCGCCCTCCTGGTCGCGGTCCACCCCGGGACGGCGTACGCGGCCGACCCGACCACCATGACCAACGGCTTCTACACCGACCCGAACTCCACTCCCCAGCAGTGGGTCAACGCCAACCGCGGGGACGGCCGCGCCGCCGCCGTCCAGGCCTCGATCGCCAACGTGCCGGCCGCCCGCTGGTTCGGGAACTGGAGCGGCACCATCGGCACGGCGACCGGCGCCTACGTCGGCGCCGCCGCAGCCTCCGGGAAGCTGCCGATCCTGGTGGCGTACGACATCCCCAGCCGGGACATCTGCGCCGGACAGTCCGGTGGCGGCGCGGGCTCCGTCGCCGACTACAACACCTGGATCGCCGCCTTCGCCAGTGGCATCGGCAACCGGCCCGCGCTGGTCGTCCTCGAACCCGACGCACTCGGGCACGAGAGCTGCATGACGCCCGCCCAGATCTCCGACCGCAACGGCATGCTGCGTAACGCCGTCGCCCAGTTCACCGCCAAGGCCCCGAACACCTGGGTCTACCTGGACGCCGGCAACCCCGGCTGGCTGAGCGCCACCGCCATGGCGAAGCTGCTGGCCGACGCCGGAGTCGCCGGAGCCCACGGGTTCTCGACCAACGTGTCCAACTTCTTCACCACCGCTCAGAACACCACCTACGGCAACGCCGTCAGCGCGGCGCTGAAGTCCTCGTACGGCTACGCCAAGCCGTACGTGGTCGACAGCAGCCGCAACGGCAACGGCTCCGACGGCACCTGGTGCAACCCGGCGGGCCGCCGGCTCGGCACGCCCACCAGCCGGGCCGGCGGCGGCCCCGAGATGCTGCTGTGGATCAAGACCCCCGGCGAGTCGGACGGCAACTGCGGCACCGGCGCCGGGACGACCGCCGGGCAGTTCGTGCCCGAGATCGCCTACAAGCTGATCTACGGCTACTGA
- a CDS encoding glycoside hydrolase family 6 protein: MRPRIPRPLVPFALAALLTGLAVPAQAQAQEPPATGHRLPAGTRFYVDPESDAAGQAVRDLLHHDFTGAAAMAKLAAWPEADWFTDGTPDQVEARARTLARRAARTGTVPVIVAYDVPLRDCSQYSSGGAQSDADYQAWISALARGIGRQRAVIVLEPDALANLPADCSPTTDPTGALTAGRLAGWPTCATGSTPWSSSPTRWSTSTPGTATGRASATRRSGCWMLASSTPRASR; the protein is encoded by the coding sequence ATGAGACCGCGCATCCCCCGCCCGTTGGTCCCGTTCGCGCTCGCCGCCCTGCTGACCGGGCTCGCCGTACCGGCCCAGGCCCAGGCCCAGGAGCCGCCCGCCACCGGCCACAGGCTGCCCGCCGGCACCCGCTTCTACGTCGACCCGGAGAGCGACGCCGCCGGGCAGGCCGTCCGCGACCTGCTGCACCACGACTTCACCGGCGCCGCCGCGATGGCGAAGCTGGCCGCCTGGCCGGAGGCCGACTGGTTCACCGACGGCACCCCCGACCAGGTGGAGGCCCGGGCCCGCACGCTGGCGCGCCGCGCCGCCCGCACCGGCACCGTCCCGGTCATCGTGGCCTACGACGTCCCGCTGCGGGACTGCTCCCAGTACTCCAGCGGCGGTGCGCAGTCCGACGCCGACTACCAGGCCTGGATCTCGGCGCTCGCCCGGGGCATCGGCCGGCAGCGGGCCGTGATCGTCCTCGAGCCGGACGCCCTGGCCAACCTGCCCGCCGACTGCTCCCCGACCACCGACCCCACCGGCGCGCTCACGGCCGGCCGGCTGGCCGGCTGGCCGACCTGCGCCACGGGATCGACGCCCTGGAGCAGCAGCCCAACACGGTGGTCTACCTCGACGCCGGGAACAGCCACTGGCAGAGCGTCGGCAACGCGGCGAAGCGGCTGCTGGATGCTGGCGTCGAGCACGCCCAGGGCTTCTCGCTGA
- the ligK gene encoding 4-carboxy-4-hydroxy-2-oxoadipate aldolase/oxaloacetate decarboxylase, protein MEHTEIGVVHTSVTRAAPEAVAALSAFGVATIHEAMGRVGLMRPYLRPVYPTARLCGTAVTVLLQPGDNWMLHVAAEQIREGDVVVAACTTESEDGFFGDLLATSFRSRGCRGLVIDGGVRDVADLAEMDFPVFARAVNARGTVKATLGSVNVPVVCGNALVRPGDVVVADADGVVVVPRERAAEVAAAAAAREAAEAGKRARFHAGELGLDIYDMRGPLGALGLRYED, encoded by the coding sequence ATGGAGCACACCGAGATCGGCGTCGTGCACACCTCGGTCACCCGGGCCGCCCCCGAGGCGGTCGCCGCTTTGTCGGCGTTCGGGGTGGCCACGATCCACGAGGCGATGGGCCGGGTCGGGCTGATGCGCCCCTACCTGCGCCCGGTCTACCCCACGGCCCGGCTGTGCGGCACGGCGGTGACCGTCCTGCTGCAACCCGGGGACAACTGGATGCTGCACGTGGCCGCGGAGCAGATCCGCGAGGGCGACGTGGTCGTCGCCGCCTGTACGACCGAGAGCGAGGACGGGTTCTTCGGCGATCTGCTCGCCACCTCCTTCCGCTCGCGGGGCTGCCGGGGCCTGGTCATCGACGGCGGCGTGCGCGACGTGGCCGACCTGGCGGAGATGGACTTCCCGGTCTTCGCCCGGGCGGTCAACGCCAGGGGCACGGTGAAGGCCACCCTCGGCTCGGTCAACGTGCCGGTGGTCTGCGGCAACGCGCTGGTGCGGCCCGGCGACGTGGTCGTCGCGGACGCCGACGGCGTGGTGGTGGTGCCGCGCGAGCGGGCCGCCGAGGTCGCCGCGGCCGCCGCCGCGCGCGAGGCGGCCGAGGCCGGCAAGCGCGCGAGGTTCCACGCGGGCGAACTCGGCCTGGACATCTACGACATGCGCGGCCCGCTGGGCGCGCTCGGGCTGCGGTACGAGGACTGA
- the ligA gene encoding protocatechuate 4,5-dioxygenase subunit alpha translates to MSLDKSYKLVPGTTVFDAEQSAKGYHLNQFCMSLMTAENRQSYLADERAYLDAWPLREEQKQALLDRDLNAAIREGGNIYFLAKWGATLGLSFQQMAGSMTGMTEQDYREMMVAGGRSITGNRIDHAVLEAAHADRTPPAEHATITGAVFTSHVPAIGAAMDHHKTEEPYWQPVFGGYAYSRQWVRDNPPDVVVLVYNDHATAFDQSVVPTFVLGTGAVYPTADEGYGPRPVPGVQGHPELAAHIAHSLIRDDFDLTLVNEMSVDHGLTVPLSLMFGEVEAWPCRVIPFHVNVVQYPVPSGDRCFRLGQALRRAIESYDRPLNVQVWGTGGMSHQLQGPRAGLINRAWDNAFLDRLVEDPAGLARVPHLEYVEEAGSEGIELVMWLIARGAMSDIDGSGETELKHRFYHVPASNTAVGHLILENHPRAAVPAAKE, encoded by the coding sequence ATGTCGCTGGACAAGAGCTACAAGCTGGTCCCGGGGACGACCGTCTTCGACGCCGAGCAGTCGGCCAAGGGCTACCACCTCAACCAGTTCTGCATGTCGCTGATGACGGCCGAGAACCGGCAGAGCTACCTCGCCGACGAGCGCGCCTACCTGGACGCCTGGCCCCTGCGGGAGGAGCAGAAGCAGGCCCTGCTCGACCGCGACCTCAACGCCGCGATCCGCGAGGGCGGCAACATCTACTTCCTCGCCAAGTGGGGTGCGACGCTGGGGCTCTCGTTCCAGCAGATGGCCGGCTCGATGACCGGCATGACCGAGCAGGACTACCGCGAGATGATGGTCGCCGGCGGCCGCTCCATCACCGGCAACCGGATCGACCACGCCGTCCTCGAAGCGGCCCACGCCGACCGCACGCCGCCGGCCGAGCACGCCACCATCACCGGCGCCGTCTTCACCTCGCACGTGCCCGCGATCGGCGCGGCGATGGACCACCACAAGACCGAGGAGCCGTACTGGCAGCCCGTCTTCGGCGGCTACGCGTACTCCCGGCAGTGGGTGCGGGACAACCCGCCCGACGTGGTGGTCCTGGTCTACAACGACCACGCCACCGCCTTCGACCAGTCGGTGGTCCCGACCTTCGTGCTCGGCACCGGCGCGGTCTACCCGACCGCCGACGAGGGCTACGGGCCCCGGCCCGTCCCGGGCGTCCAAGGCCACCCCGAGCTCGCCGCGCACATCGCGCACTCGCTGATCAGGGACGACTTCGACCTCACCCTGGTCAACGAGATGAGCGTCGACCACGGCCTGACCGTCCCGCTGTCCCTGATGTTCGGGGAGGTCGAGGCCTGGCCGTGCCGGGTGATCCCGTTCCACGTCAACGTGGTGCAGTACCCCGTGCCCTCGGGGGACAGGTGCTTCCGGCTCGGCCAGGCGCTGCGCCGGGCCATCGAGTCCTACGACCGGCCGCTGAACGTGCAGGTCTGGGGCACCGGCGGCATGAGCCACCAGCTGCAGGGCCCCCGGGCCGGCCTGATCAACCGCGCCTGGGACAACGCCTTCCTGGACCGGCTGGTCGAGGACCCGGCCGGCCTGGCGCGGGTGCCGCACCTGGAGTACGTCGAGGAGGCGGGCTCGGAGGGCATCGAACTGGTCATGTGGCTGATCGCCCGCGGGGCGATGAGCGACATCGACGGCAGCGGCGAGACCGAGCTCAAGCACCGCTTCTACCACGTCCCGGCGTCCAACACCGCCGTCGGACACCTGATCCTGGAGAACCACCCGCGGGCCGCGGTGCCCGCCGCGAAGGAGTGA
- a CDS encoding amidohydrolase family protein has product MIIDCHGHFTTAPPQLAHWRDQQVAAAGSAGEAPDPGSLRITDEDLRQAIEGNQLRLMDERGSDLTIFSPRASFMAHHIGDFEVSSVWARICNDLVHRVSTLYPDRFAMGAMLPQSPGVDPATCLPELRRAVEELGAVTVNLNPDPSGGRWTAPPLTDRSWYPLYEAMTEYDIPAMIHVSTSCNPAFHTTGAHYLNADTTAFMQLIQGDLFADFPTLRFVIPHGGGAVPYHWGRFRGLAMALGRPDPEALLDNVFFDTCVYHQPGVDLLTQVIPSRSVLFASEMIGAVRDIDPRTGHHFDDTKRYVDATPHLSAEERAAVYSGNALRVYPRLAARLAAAGR; this is encoded by the coding sequence ATGATCATCGACTGTCACGGCCACTTCACCACCGCACCACCGCAGTTGGCCCACTGGCGGGACCAGCAGGTGGCCGCGGCCGGCTCCGCCGGCGAGGCACCCGACCCCGGCAGCCTCCGGATCACCGACGAGGACCTGCGCCAGGCGATCGAGGGCAACCAGCTGCGGCTCATGGACGAGCGCGGCAGCGACCTGACGATCTTCTCGCCGCGGGCCAGCTTCATGGCCCACCACATCGGCGACTTCGAGGTCTCCTCGGTGTGGGCGCGGATCTGCAACGACCTGGTCCACCGGGTCAGCACGCTCTACCCCGACCGGTTCGCGATGGGCGCGATGCTCCCGCAGTCGCCCGGCGTCGACCCCGCCACCTGCCTGCCCGAGCTGCGCCGCGCGGTCGAGGAGCTCGGCGCGGTGACGGTCAACCTCAACCCCGACCCCTCGGGCGGCAGGTGGACCGCCCCGCCGCTGACCGACCGCAGCTGGTACCCGCTCTACGAGGCGATGACCGAGTACGACATCCCGGCCATGATCCACGTCAGCACCTCGTGCAACCCGGCCTTCCACACCACCGGGGCGCACTACCTCAACGCCGACACCACGGCGTTCATGCAGCTGATCCAGGGCGACCTGTTCGCCGACTTCCCGACGCTGCGGTTCGTGATACCGCACGGCGGCGGCGCGGTGCCCTACCACTGGGGACGGTTCCGCGGCCTGGCGATGGCGCTCGGCCGGCCGGACCCGGAGGCGCTGCTGGACAACGTCTTCTTCGACACCTGCGTCTACCACCAGCCCGGCGTCGACCTGCTGACGCAGGTCATCCCCAGCCGGTCGGTGCTCTTCGCCAGCGAGATGATCGGCGCCGTCCGCGACATCGACCCGCGCACCGGCCACCACTTCGACGACACCAAGCGGTACGTCGACGCCACGCCGCACCTCTCGGCCGAGGAGCGGGCCGCCGTCTACTCGGGCAACGCCCTGCGCGTCTACCCCCGCCTCGCCGCCCGCCTCGCCGCGGCCGGCCGCTGA
- a CDS encoding Gfo/Idh/MocA family oxidoreductase, with protein sequence MTKDRTVRIALAGGGAFGAKHAAALRRIEGVEVTAVVSSSLDSARKFAAEQGVGRGVATLEEALALEEVDAVILATPTPMHAAQTLACLEAGKHVQVEIPLAASLGDAEACLAAQQRTGLVAMVGHTRRFNPSHQWVRRRIEAEQFRIQQMDVQTYFFRRENLNALGQQRSWTDHLLWHHAAHTVDLFAHQTGSPIVQAHAIQGPIHPELGIAMDMSIQLRASSGAICTLSLSFNNDGPLGTFFRYIGDTGTYLARYDDLFTGKDEPIDVSGVDVSMDGIELQDREFVAAIREGREPNSSIAQVISCYRTLASLEAQLATA encoded by the coding sequence ATGACCAAGGACCGGACCGTCCGGATCGCCCTCGCCGGAGGCGGCGCCTTCGGTGCCAAGCACGCGGCCGCGCTCAGGCGGATCGAGGGCGTCGAGGTGACCGCCGTGGTGAGCAGCTCGCTCGACAGCGCGCGGAAGTTCGCCGCCGAGCAGGGCGTCGGCCGGGGCGTCGCGACGCTGGAGGAGGCGCTGGCGCTGGAGGAGGTGGACGCCGTCATCCTCGCCACGCCCACGCCGATGCACGCCGCGCAGACGCTGGCCTGCCTGGAGGCGGGCAAGCACGTGCAGGTCGAGATCCCGCTGGCCGCCTCGCTCGGCGACGCCGAGGCCTGCCTGGCCGCGCAGCAGCGCACCGGGCTGGTCGCGATGGTCGGGCACACCCGGCGCTTCAACCCCAGCCACCAGTGGGTGCGCCGGCGGATCGAGGCCGAGCAGTTCCGGATCCAGCAGATGGACGTGCAGACGTACTTCTTCCGCCGGGAGAACCTCAACGCCCTCGGACAGCAGCGCTCCTGGACCGACCACCTGCTCTGGCACCACGCCGCGCACACCGTCGACCTCTTCGCCCACCAGACCGGCTCGCCGATCGTGCAGGCCCACGCGATCCAGGGGCCGATCCACCCCGAGCTCGGCATCGCGATGGACATGTCGATCCAGCTGCGCGCTTCGAGCGGGGCGATCTGCACCCTGTCGCTCTCCTTCAACAACGACGGGCCGCTCGGCACCTTCTTCCGCTACATCGGCGACACCGGCACCTACCTCGCGCGCTACGACGACCTGTTCACCGGCAAGGACGAGCCGATCGACGTGAGCGGGGTCGACGTCTCGATGGACGGCATCGAGCTGCAGGACCGCGAGTTCGTCGCCGCGATCCGCGAGGGCCGGGAGCCGAACTCCTCCATCGCCCAGGTGATCTCCTGCTACCGGACACTGGCGAGCCTGGAGGCGCAGCTCGCCACGGCGTAG
- a CDS encoding IclR family transcriptional regulator: MITPRSTAAGKVLEILAAFDREHPSQTLSEIAQRTGLALSTTHRVVTELAGWGALERAEDGSWHVGLRLWEIASGCPRTQILRDAALPFMQDLYEATHENVQLAVREGTELVFVERIAGHGSVEVVTMVGSRFPVCSTGMGRVLLAHAPREIQEEVLESPLRAWTAHTVTDPKALRAQLDRIRREQVFVSDRQLSERSVAVAAPVRIGRTGPVSAALGIVIAARGASRAHGLREPLLRAVRGISEELGRRARTTA; the protein is encoded by the coding sequence ATGATCACACCCCGGAGCACGGCGGCCGGAAAGGTCCTTGAGATCCTCGCGGCCTTCGACCGTGAGCACCCGTCGCAGACACTGTCGGAGATCGCACAGCGTACGGGCTTGGCCCTGAGCACCACGCACCGCGTGGTCACCGAACTGGCCGGCTGGGGAGCGCTCGAACGGGCGGAGGACGGATCCTGGCACGTCGGGCTGCGCCTGTGGGAGATCGCCTCGGGGTGTCCGCGGACCCAGATCCTGCGCGACGCCGCCCTGCCGTTCATGCAGGACCTCTACGAGGCGACCCACGAGAACGTCCAGCTCGCGGTGCGCGAGGGCACGGAGCTGGTCTTCGTGGAGCGGATCGCGGGGCACGGGTCGGTCGAGGTGGTCACGATGGTCGGCTCGCGCTTCCCCGTCTGCTCCACCGGGATGGGCCGGGTGCTGCTGGCGCACGCGCCCCGGGAGATCCAGGAGGAGGTGCTGGAATCGCCGCTCCGGGCCTGGACCGCGCACACCGTCACCGACCCGAAGGCGCTGCGGGCGCAGTTGGACCGGATCCGCCGGGAGCAGGTCTTCGTCAGTGACCGGCAGCTCTCGGAACGCTCGGTCGCGGTGGCCGCGCCGGTGCGGATCGGCCGGACCGGGCCGGTGAGCGCGGCGCTGGGGATCGTCATCGCGGCGCGGGGCGCGAGCCGTGCGCACGGGCTGCGCGAGCCGCTGCTGCGGGCGGTGCGGGGCATCTCCGAGGAGCTCGGCCGGCGGGCCCGGACGACGGCCTGA